A single genomic interval of Apis cerana isolate GH-2021 linkage group LG14, AcerK_1.0, whole genome shotgun sequence harbors:
- the LOC107998647 gene encoding mucin-2-like isoform X1 produces the protein MWTSLVKLGFVTILISSTFAEPDQNIIDFSKILNGFACIEVGYHEDPHDCRIFYRCVDWGFGRPLRKFKFECAIGTVFSKHKGNICTFPSDSGRPECGGLHTDTTTNKIISSTSTTAQLTTTTQVTTSIELSTGKPTNDQGRNQCVQEGYFPDLNDCRKFYRCVDTGSGNFIKYEFECGVDTVWDPDIEGCNHPWAVSRDDCKTGSNTGNENVGQGNNTTDAITKPETSTTSISENTEMTDISASPGTSGTPGIPDTTGTSGITGTSDSSGTPGTSGISGSPGTTGIPTTPGIPGTPGTSGTSGSPGTPGTPGTPGTSGTPGSPGTTGTPGTPGTPGTSGTPGTPGTPGTPGTPGTPGTSGTPGSPGTTGTPGTPGTTGTPGTPGTPGTSGTSGSPGTPESPGISGTPGTTGTSGTPGTSGTTGTPGTPGTPGTPGTPGTPGTPGTSGSPGTPGTPGTPGTTGTSGTPGTPGTPGTPGTPGTPGTPGTPGTSGSPGTPGTPGTPGTPGSPGTSGTSGTPGTIGTPSTPETSGTPGTPGTSGSPGTPGTPGTPGTPGTPGTPGTSGSPGTPGTPGTPGTPGSPGTSGTSGTPGTIGTPSTPETPGTPGTPGTSGSPGTPGTPGTPGTPGSPGTSGTSGTPGTIGTPSTPETPGTPGTPGTSGSPGTPGTSVTPGTPSSPGTSGTSGTPGTIGTPSTPETPGTPGTPGTSGSPGTPGTPGTPGTPGSPGTSGTSGTPGTIGTPSTPETPGTPGTPGTSGSPGTPGTPGTPGTPGTPGTPGSPGTSGTSGTPGTIGTPSTPETPGTPGTPGTSGSPGTPGTSVTPGTPSSPGISGTSGTPGTIGTPSTSETSGTPGTPGTSGSPGTPGTPGTPGTPGSPGTSGTSGTPGTPGTPGTPGTPGSPGTSGTSGTPGTIGTPSTPETPSTPGTPGTSGSPGTPGTPGTPGTPGSPGTSGTSGTPGTIGTPSTPETPGTPGTPGTSGSPGTPGTPGTPGTPGTPGTPGTSGSPGTPGTPGTPGTPGTPGTPGTPGTPGTPGTPGSPGTSGTSGTPGTPGTPGTPGTPGTPGTPGSPGTSGTSGTPGTIGTPSTPETPGTPGTPGTSGSPGTPGTPGTPGTPGTPGTPGTPGTPGTPGSPGTSGTSGTPGTIGTPSTSETSGTPGTPDTSGSPGTPGTPGSPGTPGTPETPGTSGSPGTSGSPGTSGSPGSSGSSAGTPGTPGTSESPGTSGSPGSSGTPESPETSATSEISESSSITESSETSATSETSGTSERPESSNATSNSSQTIGTTALKLTTTPTPGNTGTDNNKSTPNSLATLSTHGSNSTATITYTPNTPGEFETSTHTKLTTSIQGSSTSAHHIPETPTIPEITINTESSSTFNAETPINPKPPATEATVTTETLSNTEFPHTTESTQSSNSPVSPVTPEATEIHSSPESPLTTESSVSTKSPATSEPITTEPIVSTETSSSAESLSTTKAVQSMSTPLSPVTPGATISTKTPRTPEFSVITETAQSSSTSVPPATPTVSTETSDSESVVTIETSVSRESSATPEPTATKTIVSTETPGNPEFPVTTETSVSTESPPEPISTEITVSTETSGSPESPPATVAIQSSSTSVPPATLTVSTETPGSVESLITTETSVSTEPSATPEPTAIKTTVSTEIPSSPESSSTTETAQSSNSSVPSATLTVSTETPSSSESLVTITSSESSSTTEAAQSSSTSVSSAIKTTVSTETPSSTESLVITETSVSRESSTPESTAIKTTMSTEIPSSPESSSITEAAQSLSTSVSPVTLTINTETPSSAESLVTIETSVSTEHSATPEPTAIKTTVSTEIPSSPESSSTTSSSSAAQSSSSSVPSATLTISTETPGNSEFPVTIETSISTESPPEPISTEITVSTETSGCPESPSATEAIQSSSTSVSPAPVSTESPGSPESPFTTEVTQFSDIPIISKSTANTESSNNSEFPTGTEITVSTETAMTSKTLGISNTPYPLSTSTFITQDIFSTLTSVSESITNSVSSSPISSNSSQSTDTPSAPNISVTPATSDTPNISSGTPGSTNVPGTCTEEGFFPDPEDCHKFYRCIGSGSSFIKYEFLCGPGTAWDSILQSCNHDYLVSNCKEGPSSSSSLVTSYPESTISLSTTTDQDSTDHDVIIATTASNISKETSSVSPTTQTIRPESTSSGTVTESISYLPPVNNTISTTTAATITVSTSPEIECTQEGFFPDPEDCRKFYRCVGSGSTFIKYEFQCGTGTAWDSALQSCNHDYLVTNCNGSTVTTESNSSENEINNNTSQSSTSQTESISSDSTTSSLLTSSPSISSTSSDVTSLTNEQTDISTIITSTGSPSTTAESNIPITQPSLPSSTSEAASSQSTISFSTTSLPSETSTNSSESISPSITESVSYLPPESSTTSSPETTTMSSSIAFETSTTSSESIQSSSTILPISETTTASFESISPNITVSVSYLPPESSTTSNSETTTGSSSTVPEINTTNSQSTESSSTISLVSETSTTSSESISPDITVSVSYLPPESSITPTSGTTITSSSSGTAQCSEEGFFPNPNDCTKFYRCVYSQNGLQRYDFDCAPGTAWDQTLQTCNYIDQVTSCSSDNKDHIQGSSSTSTVSDLTTPSSSTITTISSITNSTLIPTNTSTTEIQSSSSESSTSVSSTSSISSTESNISDCTSKNPNNIIVCNKPGFYPHPTQCNKFYRCVDNGNGFNVYYFDCAPGTIFDPSISVCNYPESVYPPRDCKIPTSSPSTSTEQTTFSTEFTTQSITTEEIESTTSSLTQTSTTIESSTQFTSESTTESTSETTSESSTIESTSESSTTSESTTESNSESTSQISTESTSEINTESTSEAITGSTFETTTISEVTIESTSESTSESTTQATAESTSETTNESISQATIESTESTSETITTEVSTDSSSSITIKSTSAGTTESNTESSSEQITESTEISTSTTESQKSTTQISISTMEPSIQTPCPIGNLTDEQIALICPTGFRRHPKYCNLFYQCTIEGKMEINVLVLSCPEGKIYDEEKMQCLSESKANKACTGSKAIGRFYRRLEKSEVSPIKVSNESFCPEEGHYPYKLGCSNIFYNCKRDFNGNLQAYMYKCPQNYLYWSVSRRCERTVRLPMCALFAREDIENWDKKWKIPVEKINLSARNLKFIDH, from the exons ATGTGGACAAGCTTAGTAAAATTAGGCTTTGtaacgatattaatttcgtCAACATTTGCCGAACCTG atcaaaatatcatcgatttctctaaaattttgaatggTTTCGCGTGTATCGAAGTAGGATATCATGAGGATCCTCACGACTGTAGAATATTCTACAGATGTGTCGATTGGGGATTCGGAAGACCTCtaaggaaatttaaatttgaatgcgCTATTGGAACAGTATTTTCGAAACACAAGGGAAACATATGTACTTTTCCTAGTGACAGCGGTCGTCCTGAATGTGGTGGACTACATACAGACACTACAacgaacaaaataatttcaagtacAAGTACAACTGCACAACTTACGACTACGACTCAAGTTACGACTTCTATCGAATTGTCAACTGGAAAACCTACCAATGATCAGGGACGAAATCAATGCGTCCAAGAAGGATATTTTCCCGACTTAAATGATTgcagaaaattttatagatgtgTTGATACAGGATCCGGAAActtcataaaatatgaatttgaatgTGGTGTTGACACTGTCTGGGATCCAGATATAGAAGGTTGTAATCATCCTTGGGCAGTATCACGGGACGATTGTAAAACAGGATCTAACACGGGAAACGAAAATGTCGGACAAGGAAATAATACAACTGATGCTATAACTAAACCAGAAACATCAACTACATCAATATCGGAAAATACAG AAATGACTGACATATCTGCAAGTCCTGGCACTTCTGGTACACCTGGAATTCCTGATACAACTGGAACTTCTGGTATAACTGGAACTTCTGATAGTTCTGGCACGCCTGGCACTTCTGGCATATCTGGAAGTCCTGGCACTACTGGCATACCTACCACTCCTGGAATTCCTGGTACGCCTGGAACTTCCGGTACATCTGGAAGTCCGGGCACACCTGGAACTCCTGGCACCCCTGGAACTTCTGGCACACCTGGTAGTCCAGGCACTACTGGCACACCGGGCACTCCTGGAACTCCTGGTACGTCTGGAACTCCTGGCACTCCTGGAACTCCTGGCACACCTGGAACTCCTGGTACGCCTGGAACTTCTGGCACACCTGGTAGTCCTGGCACTACTGGCACTCCTGGCACTCCTGGTACTACTGGCACAC CTGGCACTCCTGGAACTCCTGGAACTTCTGGCACATCTGGAAGTCCGGGCACACCTGAAAGTCCGGGCATATCTGGAACTCCTGGTACTACTGGCACATCTGGCACTCCAGGAACTTCTGGCACTACTGGCACACCTGGCACTCCTGGTACTCCTGGTACGCCTGGAACTCCTGGTACGCCTGGAACTCCTGGCACATCTGGAAGTCCGGGCACTCCTGGCACTCCAGGAACTCCTGGCACTACTGGCACATCTGGCACTCCTGGAACTCCTGGTACGCCTGGAACTCCTGGCACTCCTGGAACTCCTGGTACGCCTGGAACTCCTGGCACATCTGGAAGTCCCGGCACACCTGGCACTCCTGGCACTCCTGGCACCCCTGGCAGTCCAGGCACTAGTGGTACATCTGGCACTCCTGGCACTATTGGCACACCTAGCACTCCTGAAACTTCTGGTACGCCTGGAACTCCTGGCACATCTGGAAGTCCCGGCACACCTGGCACTCCTGGCACTCCTGGAACTCCTGGTACGCCTGGAACTCCTGGCACATCTGGAAGTCCCGGCACACCTGGCACTCCTGGCACTCCTGGCACCCCTGGCAGTCCAGGCACTAGTGGTACATCTGGCACTCCTGGCACTATTGGCACACCTAGCACTCCTGAAACTCCTGGTACGCCTGGAACTCCTGGCACATCTGGAAGTCCCGGCACACCTGGCACTCCTGGCACTCCTGGCACCCCTGGCAGTCCAGGCACAAGTGGTACATCTGGCACTCCTGGCACTATTGGCACACCTAGCACTCCTGAAACTCCTGGTACGCCTGGAACTCCTGGCACATCTGGAAGTCCCGGCACACCTGGAACTTCTGTCACTCCTGGCACCCCTAGCAGTCCAGGCACTAGTGGTACATCTGGCACTCCTGGCACTATTGGCACACCTAGCACTCCTGAAACTCCTGGTACGCCTGGAACTCCTGGCACATCTGGAAGTCCCGGCACACCTGGCACTCCTGGCACTCCTGGCACCCCTGGCAGTCCAGGCACAAGTGGTACATCTGGCACTCCTGGCACTATTGGCACACCTAGCACTCCTGAAACTCCTGGTACGCCTGGAACTCCTGGCACATCTGGAAGTCCCGGCACACCTGGCACTCCTGGCACTC CTGGCACTCCTGGCACTCCAGGCACCCCTGGCAGTCCAGGCACTAGTGGTACATCTGGCACTCCTGGCACTATTGGCACACCTAGCACTCCTGAAACTCCTGGTACGCCTGGAACTCCTGGCACATCTGGAAGTCCCGGCACACCTGGAACTTCTGTCACTCCTGGCACCCCTAGCAGTCCAGGCATTAGTGGTACATCTGGCACTCCTGGCACTATTGGCACACCTAGCACTTCTGAAACTTCTGGTACGCCTGGAACTCCTGGCACATCTGGAAGTCCCGGCACACCTGGCACTCCTGGCACTCCTGGCACCCCTGGCAGTCCAGGCACTAGTGGTACATCTGGCACTCCTGGCACTCCTGGCACCCCTGGCACTCCAGGCACCCCTGGCAGTCCAGGCACTAGTGGTACATCTGGCACTCCTGGCACTATTGGCACACCTAGCACGCCTGAAACTCCTAGCACACCTGGAACTCCTGGCACATCTGGAAGTCCCGGCACACCTGGCACTCCTGGCACTCCTGGCACCCCTGGCAGTCCAGGCACAAGTGGTACATCTGGCACTCCTGGCACTATTGGCACACCTAGCACTCCTGAAACTCCTGGTACGCCTGGAACTCCTGGCACATCTGGAAGTCCCGGCACACCTGGCACTCCTGGCACTCCTGGAACTCCTGGTACGCCTGGAACTCCTGGCACATCTGGAAGTCCCGGCACACCTGGCACTCCTGGCACTCCTGGCACTCCTGGCACTCCTGGCACACCTGGCACTCCTGGCACTCCTGGCACTCCTGGCACCCCTGGCAGTCCAGGCACTAGTGGTACATCTGGCACTCCTGGCACTCCTGGCACTCCTGGCACTCCTGGCACCCCTGGCACTCCAGGCACCCCTGGCAGTCCAGGCACTAGTGGTACATCTGGCACTCCTGGCACTATTGGCACACCTAGCACTCCTGAAACTCCTGGTACGCCTGGAACTCCTGGCACATCTGGAAGTCCCGGCACACCTGGCACTCCTGGCACTCCTGGAACTC CTGGCACCCCTGGCACTCCTGGCACCCCTGGCACTCCAGGCACCCCTGGCAGTCCAGGCACTAGTGGTACATCTGGCACTCCTGGCACTATTGGCACACCTAGCACTTCTGAAACTTCTGGTACGCCTGGAACTCCTGACACATCTGGAAGTCCCGGCACACCTGGCACTCCTGGATCTCCTGGCACGCCTGGAACTCCTGAAACTCCCGGCACATCTGGAAGTCCCGGCACATCTGGAAGTCCCGGCACATCCGGAAGTCCGGGCTCATCTGGTAGTAGTGCTGGAACACCTGGCACTCCTGGAACTTCCGAAAGTCCCGGCACATCCGGAAGTCCGGGCTCATCTGGTACTCCTGAATCGCCTGAAACATCTGCAACATCTGAAATTTCAGAATCTTCAAGCATAACTGAATCTTCTGAGACATCGGCAACATCTGAAACGTCTGGAACATCTGAAAGACCAGAATCTTCAAATGCAACTTCAAATTCTTCTCAAACTATTG GCACTACTGCACTTAAATTAACAACTACTCCAACTCCTGGTAATACTGGTACAGATAACAATAAGAGTACACCAAACTCCTTAGCAACACTCAGCACGCATGGATCAAATAGCACTGCAACAATAACTTATACACCAAACACGCCTGGGGAATTTGAAACAAGCACACATACTAAACTAACAACGAGCATACAAGGATCTTCAACAAGTGCACATCATATACCTGAAACTCCAACCATTCctgaaattacaataaatacagAATCTTCGAGCACATTCAATGCAGAAACTCCTATTAATCCAAAACCTCCAGCAACTGAAGCTACAGTGACCACGGAAACTCTTAGTAATACAGAATTTCCACACACTACTGAGAGCACACAATCTTCTAACAGTCCAGTATCTCCAGTTACACCTGAAGCTACAGAAATTCATAGTAGTCCAGAATCTCCACTCACTACTGAAAGCTCTGTTAGTACAAAATCTCCTGCCACTTCAGAACCTATAACCACTGAACCTATAGTGAGTACAGAAACATCTAGTAGTGCAGAATCTCTATCCACAACTAAAGCTGTACAATCTATGAGCACTCCATTATCTCCAGTTACTCCTGGAGCTACAATAAGCACAAAAACTCCGCGTACTCCAGAATTTTCTGTTATTACTGAAACTGCACAATCTTCTAGCACTTCAGTACCTCCAGCTACTCCTACAGTTAGCACAGAAACTTCTGATAGTGAATCTGTAGTTACTATTGAAACTTCAGTTAGTAGAGAATCTTCTGCTACTCCAGAACCTACAGCTACTAAAACCATAGTTAGCACAGAAACTCCTGGTAATCCAGAATTTCCAGTCACTACTGAAACCTCAGTTAGTACAGAATCTCCGCCAGAACCTATATCCACTGAAATTACAGTGAGCACAGAAACTTCTGGTAGTCCAGAATCTCCACCCGCAACTGTAGCTATACAATCTTCGAGCACTTCAGTACCTCCAGCTACTCTTACGGTTAGCACAGAAACTCCTGGTAGTGTAGAATCTCTAATCACTACTGAAACCTCAGTTAGTACAGAACCTTCTGCTACTCCAGAACCTACAGCTATTAAAACTACAGTGAGCACAGAAATTCCTAGTAGTCCAGAATCTTCATCCACAACTGAAACCGCACAATCTTCGAATAGTTCAGTACCTTCAGCTACTCTTACAGTTAGCACAGAAACTCCTAGTAGTTCAGAATCTCTAGTCACTATTACTAGTTCAGAATCTTCATCCACAACTGAAGCCGCACAATCTTCGAGCACTTCAGTATCTTCAGCTATTAAAACTACAGTGAGCACAGAAACTCCTAGTAGTACAGAATCTCTAGTCATTACTGAAACTTCAGTTAGTAGAGAATCTTCTACTCCAGAATCTACAGCTATTAAAACTACAATGAGCACAGAAATTCCTAGTAGTCCAGAATCTTCATCTATAACTGAAGCTGCACAATCTTTGAGCACTTCAGTATCTCCAGTTACTCTTACGATTAACACAGAAACTCCTAGTAGTGCAGAATCTCTAGTCACTATTGAAACTTCAGTTAGTACAGAACATTCTGCTACTCCAGAACCTACAGCTATTAAAACTACAGTGAGCACAGAAATTCCTAGTAGTCCAGAATCTTCGTCCACAACTTCGAGTAGTTCAGCCGCACAATCTTCGAGTAGTTCAGTACCTTCAGCTACTCTTACAATTAGCACAGAAACTCCTGGTAATTCAGAATTTCCAGTCACTATTGAAACCTCAATTAGTACAGAATCTCCTCCAGAACCTATATCCACTGAAATTACAGTGAGCACAGAAACTTCTGGTTGTCCAGAATCTCCATCCGCAACTGAAGCTATACAATCTTCGAGCACTTCAGTATCTCCAGCTCCAGTTAGCACAGAATCTCCTGGTAGTCCAGAATCTCCATTTACTACTGAAGTCACACAATTTTCTGatattccaattatttctaaaagtaCAGCAAACACAGAATCTTCTAATAATTCAGAATTTCCAACTGGTACTGAAATCACAGTTAGTACAGAAACTGCTATGACTTCAAAAACATTAGGGATTTCTAATACTCCTTATCCCTTGTCTACTAGCACATTTATTACACAAGACATTTTTTCGACTCTTACTTCTGTTAGTGAGTCTATCACTAACAGTGTTTCCAGTTCACCTATTTCTTCTAATTCATCTCAATCTACTGATACTCCTAGTGCACCTAATATATCTGTTACTCCTGCTACTTCTGACACGCCTAATATTTCTTCAg GTACCCCTGGAAGCACAAACGTTCCTGGTACGTGTACTGAAGAAGGATTTTTCCCTGATCCTGAAGAttgtcataaattttatcgttgtATCGGCAGTGgttcatcatttattaaatacgaatttttatgCGGTCCTGGTACTGCTTGGGATTCTATTCTTCAGAGTTGCAATCATGATTACCTCGTTTCAAATTGTAAAGAGGGACCTAGTTCATCCAGTTCTTTAGTCACTTCTTATCCAGAATCAACCATTTCTTTAAGCACTACTACAGATCAAGATTCAACTGACCACGATGTTATTATTGCTACTACTGCATCTAATATATCTAAAGAAACATCATCCGTTTCTCCTACTACTCAGACAATTAGACCGGAATCCACTTCTTCTGGAACTGTTACAGAATCAATATCCTATTTACCTCCtgtaaataatactatttctACTACTACTGCGGCGACCATAACAGTTAGTACGTCTCCTGAAATAGAATGTACTCAAGAAGGATTCTTTCCTGATCCTGAAGATTGTCGTAAATTCTATCGTTGTGTCGGTAGTGGTTCAACATTTATCAAGTATGAGTTCCAATGTGGTACTGGTACTGCTTGGGATTCAGCTCTTCAAAGTTGTAATCACGATTATCTCGTTACTAATTGTAATGGATCTACAGTTACTACGGAATCAAATTCatctgaaaatgaaattaataacaatactaGTCAATCAAGTACATCACAAACAGAAAGTATATCATCGGATAGCACAACATCTTCTTTATTAACTAGTAGTCCATCAATTTCATCGACATCATCTGATGTTACATCGTTGACCAACGAACAAACAgatatttcaacaattattaCATCAACAGGATCACCATCCACTACAGCTGAATCAAATATTCCTATCACTCAGCCTAGTCTGCCATCTTCCACATCTGAAGCAGCCAGTTCTCAATCTACAATATCATTTTCTACTACGTCACTTCCATCTGAAACAAGTACAAACAGTTCTGAATCAATATCTCCAAGTATTACAGAATCTGTTTCATACTTGCCACCAGAGAGCAGTACAACGTCTAGCCCAGAAACAACTACTATGTCATCTTCCATTGCATTTGAAACAAGTACTACTAGTTCTGAATCTATACAATCATCTTCCACCATATTACCAATATCTGAAACAACTACGGCCAGTTTTGAATCAATATCTCCAAATATTACAGTATCCGTTTCATATTTGCCACCAGAGAGTAGTACAACATCTAATTCAGAAACAACTACTGGGTCATCTTCTACTGTACCTGAAATAAATACAACTAATTCTCAATCTACAGAATCTTCTTCTACTATATCACTTGTATCTGAAACAAGTACGACCAGTTCTGAATCGATATCTCCAGATATTACCGTATCCGTTTCATATTTGCCACCAGAGAGCAGTATTACACCAACATCAGGAACTACTATAACCAGTTCATCTTCTGGAACAGCGCAATGCTCAGAAGAAGGTTTTTTCCCAAATCCGAATGATTGTACGAAATTCTATCGTTGTGTATATTCTCAAAATGGATTACAACGATATGACTTTGACTGTGCACCTGGTACGGCTTGGGATCAGACTCTTCAAACTTGTAACTATATTGACCAGGTAACTTCTTGCTCTTCAGATAATAAAGATCATATTCAAGGATCTTCAAGCACTTCTACAGTATCTGATTTAACAACACCTAGTAGttctactattactactattagtTCAATTACTAACAGTACGTTAATTCCTACAAATACGAGTACAACGGAAATACAATCATCGAGTAGTGAAAGCTCAACTTCTGTATCCTCAACTTCTTCGATATCTTCTAcagaatcaaatatttcagaCTGTACTTCGAAAAATCCTAACAATATCATAGTTTGTAACAAACCAGGTTTCTATCCGCATCCAACACAGTGTAACAAATTCTATCGTTGCGTCGATAATGGGAATGGTTTTAAcgtatattatttcgattgtGCACCTGGAACTATATTTGATCCTAGCATTAGCGTATGTAATTATCCTGAATCAGTCTATCCTCCAAGAGATTGCAAAATACCTACGTCGAGTCCGTCTACTAGTACAGAACAAACAACATTTTCTACTGAATTTACAACACAGTCGATAACAACTGAAGAAATTGAATCTACAACTTCATCCTTGACGCAAACGAGCACAACTATAGAATCAAGTACGCAATTTACTTCTGAATCAACAACAGAATCTACATCTGAAACAACGTCTGAATCGTCTACAATTGAATCAACATCTGAATCATCAACGACTTCAGAATCCACAACTGAATCAAATTCAGAATCTACATCTCAAATATCAACCGAATCTACATCTGAAATAAACACAGAGTCTACATCTGAAGCAATCACTGGATCCACTTTTGAAACTACTACTATCTCTGAAGTAACCATAGAATCTACGTCTGAATCAACTAGTGAATCCACGACTCAGGCAACTGCAGAATCAACATCTGAAACAACTAATGAATCTATATCTCAAGCAACTATAGAATCCACAGAATCAACTTCAGAAACTATTACAACTGAAGTAAGTACAGATTCTAGTTCTAGTATAACGATAAAATCAACTTCTGCAGGAACTACTGAAAGTAATACGGAATCCAGCTCGGAACAAATTACTGAATCCACTGAAATATCTACTTCAACGACAGAATCTCAAAAATCGACTACacaaatatctatttctaCAATGGAACCTTCTATTCAAACGCCTTGTCCAATCGGAAATTTAACTGACGAACAAATAGCACTAATTTGTCCAACAGGTTTCCGAAGACATCCAAAAtactgtaatttattttatcaatgtaCTATTGAAGGTAAGATGGAGATAAACGTACTTGTATTAAGCTGTCCAGagggaaaaatttatgatgaagaaaaaatgcaATGTTTATCTGAAAGTAAAGCCAATAAAGCTTGCACTGGTAGTAAAGCAATTGGTAGATTTTATAGAAGATTGGAAAAGAGTGAAGTATCTCCT ataaaGGTGTCGAACGAATCATTTTGTCCGGAAGAAGGTCATTATCCTTATAAATTAGGTTGCAGCAACATATTCTATAATTGCAAACGAGATTTCAATGGTAATCTTCAGGCTTACATGTATAAATGCCCACAAAACTACTTGTATTGGTCGGTTTCGAGAAGATGTGAACGTACTGTACGATTACCAATGTGTGCATTATTTGCGCGTGAAGATATTGAGAATTGGGATAAGAAATGGAAGATTCcagtagaaaaaattaatttgtctgCCAGAAACTTAAAGTTTAtagatcattaa